The Pseudomonas asiatica sequence GTAAACGGTCCGGATGCCCGCCCTGCCGGTCGCCCTCTGTACGCTACCGACAAGAAGGGTTACCAGCTGGCCGATGGCCAGGAACAACTGGTGGTCGACCTGAAGTTCAGTGACAACGGCGTCAACTACATCAAGCGCTTCAGCTTCAAGCGCGGCGAGTACGACCTGACCGTCAGCTATCTGATCGACAACCAGAGCGGTCAGGCCTGGAGCGGCAACATGTTTGCCCAGCTCAAGCGTGACGCCAGCTCCGATCCGTCGTCGAGTACTGCCACCGGCACCGCCACCTACCTGGGCGCTGCCCTGTGGACTGCTTCCGAGCCTTACAAAAAGGTCTCGATGAAGGACATCGACAAAGGTAGTTTGAAAGAAAATGTGTCCGGCGGCTGGGTTGCCTGGCTGCAGCACTACTTCGTGACCGCCTGGATTCCGGCCAAGTCGGACAACAACGTTGTCCAGACCCGCAAGGACAGCCAGGGCAACTACATCATCGGCTACACCGGCCCGGCCATCAGCGTGCCTGCTGGCGGCAAGGTCGAAACCAGCGCCATGCTGTACGCCGGCCCGAAAATCCAGTCCAAGCTGAAAGAGTTGTCCCCAGGCCTGGAACTGACCGTCGACTATGGCTTCCTGTGGTTCATCGCCCAGCCGATCTTCTGGCTGCTGCAACATATCCACAGCCTGCTGGGTAACTGGGGCTGGTCGATCATCGTGCTGACCATGCTGATCAAAGGCCTGTTCTTCCCGCTGTCGGCTGCCAGCTACCGTTCGATGGCGCGCATGCGTGCCGTTGCGCCGAAGCTCGCTGCACTGAAGGAACGCTTCGGTGACGATCGCCAGAAGATGTCCCAGGCGATGATGGAGCTGTACAAGAAAGAGAAGATCAACCCGCTGGGCGGCTGCTTGCCGATCCTGGTGCAGATGCCAGTGTTCCTGGCCCTGTACTGGGTACTGCTGGAAAGCGTGGAAATGCGCCAGGCTCCATGGATGCTGTGGATTACCGACCTGTCGATCAAGGATCCGTTCTTCATCCTGCCGATCATCATGGGCGCCACCATGTTCATCCAGCAGCGCCTGAACCCGACGCCGCCGGATCCGATGCAGGCCAAGGTGATGAAAATGATGCCGATCATCTTCACCTTCTTCTTCCTGTG is a genomic window containing:
- the yidC gene encoding membrane protein insertase YidC, producing MDIKRTILIVALAIVSYVMVLKWNQDYGQAALPTQNTAASTVAPGLPDGVPAGNAGASADVPSANAETSAAELAPVAVSKDLIRVKTDVLELAIDPVGGDIVQLNLPQYPRRQDHPEIPFQLFDNGGERVYLAQSGLTGVNGPDARPAGRPLYATDKKGYQLADGQEQLVVDLKFSDNGVNYIKRFSFKRGEYDLTVSYLIDNQSGQAWSGNMFAQLKRDASSDPSSSTATGTATYLGAALWTASEPYKKVSMKDIDKGSLKENVSGGWVAWLQHYFVTAWIPAKSDNNVVQTRKDSQGNYIIGYTGPAISVPAGGKVETSAMLYAGPKIQSKLKELSPGLELTVDYGFLWFIAQPIFWLLQHIHSLLGNWGWSIIVLTMLIKGLFFPLSAASYRSMARMRAVAPKLAALKERFGDDRQKMSQAMMELYKKEKINPLGGCLPILVQMPVFLALYWVLLESVEMRQAPWMLWITDLSIKDPFFILPIIMGATMFIQQRLNPTPPDPMQAKVMKMMPIIFTFFFLWFPAGLVLYWVVNNCLSIAQQWYITRSIEAATKKAAA